The following are encoded in a window of Streptosporangiales bacterium genomic DNA:
- a CDS encoding DoxX family protein, whose protein sequence is MTIAPIIGRIQQTAVTGTADFVLANARSLGLSPTFVTLTGIPKAVAAVGLGIGLAGAGTIGLLAAIGLVVFFACALTLHVYRRAFGKIAAPLVFGLRALGALAYFA, encoded by the coding sequence GTGACCATCGCGCCGATCATCGGCAGGATCCAGCAGACGGCCGTCACCGGAACCGCGGATTTCGTGCTGGCCAATGCACGCAGCCTGGGGCTCTCGCCAACCTTCGTGACACTGACCGGCATACCGAAGGCTGTCGCTGCTGTCGGCCTCGGTATCGGCCTGGCCGGCGCTGGAACGATCGGGTTGCTGGCCGCCATCGGCTTGGTCGTGTTCTTCGCATGCGCGCTCACCCTGCACGTCTACCGACGTGCCTTCGGCAAGATCGCCGCGCCGCTCGTCTTCGGGCTGCGCGCTCTCGGTGCCTTGGCCTACTTCGCATGA
- a CDS encoding response regulator, with protein MIRVVVVVYEPLVRAGLRTILESASDISVVAEAANGEDAVAAVLRTSPGVVLMDVRMPGMDGLAAAAKITGSEVPARVVMLTTFDLDEYVHEALRLGAAGFLLKDTPPRDLVTAVRTVVEGNAMLAPTVTKRLIDSCADRRPYQADAARERLAVLIDRKHEVLQAVAKGLSNAEIGRALSMREATVKAHVSRSLAKLGLTNRVQAALLVHDAAER; from the coding sequence ATGATTCGAGTGGTCGTCGTCGTCTATGAGCCGCTCGTGCGCGCCGGGCTGCGGACGATCCTGGAGTCGGCCAGCGACATCTCCGTCGTGGCCGAGGCCGCCAACGGTGAGGACGCCGTCGCGGCAGTGCTGCGGACATCTCCGGGCGTAGTGCTCATGGACGTGCGCATGCCGGGAATGGACGGCCTTGCCGCCGCGGCGAAGATCACCGGCTCGGAGGTACCGGCGAGGGTCGTCATGCTGACCACCTTCGACCTCGACGAGTACGTACACGAGGCGCTGCGCCTGGGCGCGGCCGGGTTCCTGCTGAAGGACACGCCGCCGCGCGACCTGGTCACGGCGGTCCGGACCGTGGTCGAGGGCAACGCCATGCTCGCGCCCACCGTCACCAAGCGGCTCATCGACTCGTGCGCCGACCGCAGGCCGTACCAGGCCGACGCCGCGCGCGAACGCCTCGCCGTACTCATCGACCGGAAACACGAGGTGCTGCAGGCTGTCGCGAAGGGACTGTCCAACGCGGAGATCGGTCGCGCGCTTTCGATGCGGGAGGCAACCGTGAAAGCACACGTGAGTCGCTCGCTGGCCAAGCTCGGTCTCACCAACCGAGTCCAGGCGGCGCTGCTCGTTCACGATGCAGCAGAACGCTGA
- a CDS encoding DUF1772 domain-containing protein, translating to MNVGQVVTVLALVVAGFTACAEFGSYAFVHPVIRRLPFEHHVAVEQGLVRTFGRFMPVAMPASFALLVAWSVVGQSNPWLEVAALVLWGAGLVTTIVVNVAINRQTARLDVATVDAEQWRAARARWELFQAFRSWAFLLSFVIVCVATGAAG from the coding sequence ATGAACGTCGGTCAGGTCGTCACCGTGCTGGCCCTCGTCGTCGCGGGGTTCACGGCCTGCGCCGAGTTCGGCTCGTACGCGTTCGTCCACCCGGTGATCCGCCGGCTGCCATTCGAACACCACGTCGCCGTCGAGCAGGGGCTGGTACGGACGTTCGGCCGGTTCATGCCGGTGGCGATGCCGGCCTCGTTCGCCCTGCTCGTCGCCTGGAGTGTGGTCGGGCAGAGCAATCCGTGGCTCGAGGTCGCGGCGCTCGTCCTGTGGGGCGCGGGTCTCGTCACGACGATCGTGGTGAACGTAGCGATCAACCGGCAGACCGCACGGCTGGACGTGGCCACCGTCGACGCCGAGCAGTGGCGTGCGGCGCGGGCCAGGTGGGAGCTGTTCCAGGCGTTCCGGTCATGGGCGTTCCTGCTGTCTTTCGTCATCGTCTGCGTCGCAACCGGCGCCGCCGGCTAG
- the mca gene encoding mycothiol conjugate amidase Mca — translation MRPSELGGLRFVPRVVTGPDGRPGPSAGLRLLAVHAHPDDESSKGAPSLAMYLAEGAEVVVATCTGGERGDVLNPALQEDPQLLADLPKVRREEMARAIEALGVDHVWLGFVDSGLPEGDPLPPLPDGCFALQPIEVAAEPLVRLIRQFKPHVITTYDENGGYPHPDHIMCHRVSVEAFEAAGDPQRYPDAGEPWQPQKLYYNVSFHYDRFAALHAEMERRGLESPYGERLAQWEHDDRKVVPVTTNVDCADYLEIRDRALLAHATQVDPNGHWFAVPLDVQQVAWPTDDYHLARSHVEVELPEADLFAGVRDRIEAPCT, via the coding sequence ATGCGTCCAAGCGAATTGGGAGGGCTACGTTTCGTGCCCCGTGTTGTCACTGGCCCCGACGGCCGGCCAGGCCCGTCTGCGGGCCTGCGATTGTTGGCTGTGCACGCGCACCCGGACGACGAGTCCAGCAAGGGTGCGCCGAGTCTCGCCATGTACCTCGCCGAGGGCGCCGAGGTCGTCGTCGCCACCTGCACCGGTGGTGAACGGGGAGACGTGCTCAATCCCGCATTGCAGGAAGACCCGCAGCTGCTTGCCGACCTGCCGAAGGTGCGCAGGGAGGAGATGGCGCGGGCCATCGAGGCGCTCGGCGTCGACCACGTCTGGCTGGGGTTCGTCGACTCCGGCCTGCCCGAGGGCGACCCGCTGCCGCCACTGCCCGACGGCTGCTTCGCACTGCAGCCCATCGAGGTGGCGGCCGAGCCGTTGGTGCGGCTGATCAGGCAGTTCAAGCCGCACGTGATCACCACGTACGACGAGAACGGCGGCTACCCGCACCCGGACCACATCATGTGCCACCGGGTCTCGGTGGAGGCGTTCGAGGCCGCCGGCGACCCGCAGCGCTACCCGGACGCGGGCGAGCCCTGGCAGCCGCAGAAGCTCTACTACAACGTCTCGTTCCACTACGACCGGTTCGCGGCGCTGCACGCGGAGATGGAGCGGCGCGGGCTGGAGTCGCCGTACGGCGAGCGGCTGGCGCAGTGGGAGCACGACGACCGCAAGGTGGTGCCGGTGACCACCAACGTCGACTGTGCCGACTACCTGGAGATACGCGACCGGGCGCTGCTCGCGCACGCCACCCAGGTCGACCCGAACGGGCACTGGTTCGCCGTGCCGCTCGACGTCCAGCAGGTAGCCTGGCCCACGGACGACTACCACCTGGCACGTTCGCACGTCGAGGTCGAGCTCCCCGAGGCCGACCTCTTCGCGGGGGTGCGCGACCGGATCGAGGCGCCATGTACCTGA
- a CDS encoding MmcQ/YjbR family DNA-binding protein yields the protein MGRVGVGGVGETAAVGERPEVPEEWVRRLGAVLEAFPECVFEDAWVGVRWRVGQATVAHVFGGEDQLYRITFRAASDEVMAFQQLGPPYFKTEWGHNVVGLLLDDATDWDELAELLTDSYCIQAPARLAEQVARPGGG from the coding sequence ATGGGGCGCGTCGGTGTCGGTGGGGTGGGGGAGACTGCTGCCGTGGGCGAGCGACCCGAGGTTCCCGAGGAGTGGGTGCGTCGGCTCGGCGCGGTGCTCGAGGCCTTCCCCGAGTGCGTGTTCGAGGACGCCTGGGTCGGCGTGCGCTGGCGCGTCGGCCAGGCGACGGTGGCGCACGTCTTCGGCGGCGAGGACCAGCTCTACCGGATCACCTTCCGCGCCGCGTCCGACGAGGTCATGGCGTTCCAGCAGCTGGGGCCGCCGTACTTCAAGACGGAGTGGGGCCACAACGTCGTCGGCCTGCTGCTCGACGACGCCACCGACTGGGACGAGCTGGCCGAGCTGCTGACCGACTCGTACTGCATCCAGGCGCCCGCACGGCTCGCGGAACAGGTGGCCAGGCCGGGAGGCGGCTAG
- a CDS encoding serine hydrolase has protein sequence MAIPADGGCRQRPAAGDLGPERTVEKYVQDTVESGVPGIAVAVLEGDEILHTAAAGTNGRGGELTTGTPMRIESLSKSFTSLAVMQLVERGSVDLDEPVRRYLPEFELYDARQDRVTVRQLLNQTSGMADEAAPDLYEADTTTLAESVARLRTAHLVSAPGAQSHYHNPNYAVAARLVEKVSGQPFADYLDKKVFEPVGMHSTFDTQTADQRVPGMAAGHTMAYDRPFESDGIDYFAEGSGGVVSTADDLARWLVTQSSRGRTSTGDQLVSPEGIAEMHRPQPNADGYGLGWYHAESAEGPPVRTSHTGSGASFGAYQGLFTKSGYGVAVLVNHGAGLTAADPGVLGQNLLSELDPDIPPLSGSGHGLRNDLILTALVLLTLALGVRGVVRARRRAQRRVNRSRLGTAARLLPLLLVVAAVLSVPTLQLMATGRTAPYSLLFYVMPVAVVWLLLAGLAASSVLALRSLHYVRARRATSDNKP, from the coding sequence ATTGCGATCCCTGCTGACGGCGGTTGCCGTCAGCGCCCTGCTGCCGGCGACCTCGGCCCCGAGCGCACCGTCGAGAAGTACGTCCAGGACACCGTCGAGTCTGGGGTGCCAGGGATCGCCGTCGCCGTGCTCGAAGGCGACGAGATCCTGCACACCGCAGCCGCAGGGACCAATGGCCGCGGCGGAGAACTGACGACGGGCACGCCGATGCGCATCGAGTCGCTGTCCAAGTCGTTCACGTCGCTGGCCGTGATGCAGCTCGTCGAGCGTGGCAGCGTCGATCTCGACGAGCCCGTCAGGCGATACCTGCCGGAGTTCGAGCTGTACGATGCTCGCCAGGACCGGGTCACCGTGCGTCAGCTACTGAACCAGACGTCCGGTATGGCGGACGAGGCCGCACCCGACCTCTACGAGGCGGACACGACCACCCTCGCCGAGTCGGTCGCCAGGCTGCGCACCGCACATCTGGTGTCCGCCCCGGGAGCCCAGTCCCACTACCACAATCCGAACTACGCGGTGGCCGCCCGTCTCGTCGAGAAGGTCAGCGGGCAACCCTTCGCCGACTACCTCGACAAGAAGGTGTTCGAGCCGGTCGGCATGCACTCGACCTTCGACACCCAGACCGCGGACCAGCGCGTTCCCGGCATGGCCGCCGGCCACACCATGGCCTACGACCGACCGTTCGAGAGCGACGGCATCGACTACTTCGCCGAAGGCTCGGGCGGTGTGGTGAGCACAGCGGACGACCTGGCCCGCTGGCTGGTGACGCAGAGCTCCCGGGGACGCACATCCACCGGCGACCAGCTGGTCTCGCCGGAGGGCATCGCCGAGATGCACCGCCCGCAGCCGAACGCCGATGGCTACGGCCTCGGCTGGTACCACGCCGAGTCGGCCGAGGGCCCACCGGTACGGACCTCCCACACCGGCTCAGGCGCGAGCTTCGGGGCCTACCAGGGTCTGTTCACCAAGTCCGGGTACGGAGTCGCCGTCCTCGTCAACCACGGGGCCGGGTTGACCGCCGCGGACCCGGGCGTGCTCGGCCAGAACCTGCTGTCCGAGCTCGATCCCGATATCCCGCCCCTGTCGGGCAGCGGCCACGGGCTGCGCAACGACCTCATCCTCACCGCGCTCGTGCTTCTCACCCTCGCCCTGGGCGTACGCGGGGTCGTACGTGCACGCCGCCGGGCGCAGCGGCGCGTCAACCGGTCGCGACTCGGCACCGCAGCTCGACTGCTGCCGCTGCTGCTGGTCGTTGCGGCCGTGCTGAGCGTGCCGACCCTGCAGCTCATGGCGACCGGTCGGACGGCACCGTACTCGTTGCTCTTCTACGTGATGCCGGTCGCAGTGGTCTGGCTGCTCCTCGCCGGACTGGCCGCGAGCTCGGTGCTCGCCCTCCGGTCGTTGCACTACGTCCGCGCTCGCCGGGCGACATCGGACAACAAACCGTGA
- a CDS encoding DUF255 domain-containing protein has translation MPNRLADATSPYLLQHKDNPVDWWPWGPGAFEEARRRDVPVLLSVGYAACHWCHVMAHESFEDPETAQRMNEEFVCIKVDREERPDVDAVYMEATQAMTGRGGWPMTAFLTPDAAPFYCGTYFPRPQFHALITGVVRAWQEKRDAVVDQGAQVVAALAGKEIAAPTAPVTAEQLDAAVDVLHREYDEARGGFGGAPKFPPSMVLEFLLRSHVRTGSAAALDLVTGTCEAMARGGMYDQLEGGFARYSVDTDWVVPHFEKMLYDNALLLRAYLHWWRATGSPLARRVAAQTADFMLSRLGTAEGGFASALDADTDGVEGATYVWTPQQLRDALGEEDGRWAAELFGVTEQGTFEAGASTLQLRRDPDDERRFAAVTDRLRALRAERPQPARDDKVVAAWNGLAVAALAEAGALLDQPAYVAAAESAVQLLRDVHVVDGRLRRTSRDGVVGDNAGVLEDYADVAEGLLALYGVTGDTAHVQLAGELLETVLTRFAADSGGFHDTPDDGEQLVVRPRDPTDGATPSGWSAAAGALLSYAALTGSSRHREAAAGALGLYGQLASRAPRFAGWGLAVAEALLDGPVEIAVVGAADDPATQQLQAVSLSSVRPGAVRAVGAPGEGEQVPLLAQRGLVDGQAAAYVCRGFVCDRPVTDAGQLAAALTVASASG, from the coding sequence ATGCCCAACCGTCTTGCTGACGCGACCAGTCCGTACCTGTTGCAGCACAAGGACAACCCGGTCGACTGGTGGCCGTGGGGTCCTGGCGCGTTCGAGGAGGCGCGGCGCAGGGACGTGCCCGTGCTGCTCAGCGTCGGCTACGCGGCATGCCACTGGTGCCACGTGATGGCGCACGAGTCGTTCGAGGACCCGGAGACCGCGCAGCGGATGAACGAGGAGTTCGTCTGCATCAAGGTCGACAGGGAGGAGCGGCCGGACGTCGACGCCGTCTACATGGAGGCCACCCAGGCGATGACCGGCCGCGGTGGTTGGCCGATGACGGCGTTCCTCACGCCGGACGCCGCGCCATTCTACTGCGGCACCTACTTCCCGCGCCCGCAGTTCCACGCGCTGATCACCGGCGTCGTGCGCGCGTGGCAGGAGAAGCGCGACGCCGTCGTCGACCAGGGTGCGCAGGTGGTCGCCGCGCTCGCCGGCAAGGAGATCGCGGCACCGACGGCACCGGTCACCGCGGAGCAGCTCGACGCCGCCGTCGACGTACTGCATCGCGAGTACGACGAGGCGCGCGGCGGCTTCGGCGGCGCCCCGAAGTTCCCGCCGTCCATGGTGCTGGAGTTCCTGCTCCGCAGCCACGTGCGGACCGGCTCGGCCGCTGCGCTCGACCTGGTCACGGGTACCTGCGAGGCGATGGCCAGGGGCGGCATGTACGACCAGCTGGAGGGCGGCTTCGCGCGGTACTCGGTGGACACCGACTGGGTCGTCCCGCACTTCGAGAAGATGCTCTACGACAACGCGCTGCTGCTCCGCGCGTACCTGCACTGGTGGCGCGCCACCGGGTCGCCGCTGGCCCGCCGGGTGGCCGCGCAGACGGCCGACTTCATGCTCTCGCGGCTGGGTACCGCGGAGGGTGGTTTCGCGTCCGCGCTGGACGCGGACACCGACGGCGTCGAGGGCGCCACCTACGTGTGGACGCCGCAGCAGCTGCGCGACGCGCTCGGCGAGGAGGACGGCCGGTGGGCGGCCGAGCTGTTCGGGGTCACCGAGCAGGGCACGTTCGAGGCGGGCGCCTCCACCCTGCAGCTGCGGCGCGACCCCGACGACGAGCGGCGGTTCGCCGCGGTCACCGACCGGCTGCGCGCGCTGCGTGCCGAACGGCCGCAGCCGGCCAGGGACGACAAGGTGGTCGCGGCGTGGAACGGGCTCGCGGTGGCGGCGCTCGCCGAGGCCGGCGCGCTGCTCGACCAGCCGGCGTACGTCGCGGCCGCGGAGTCCGCCGTGCAGCTGCTACGTGACGTCCATGTCGTGGACGGCCGGCTGCGCCGTACGTCCAGGGACGGCGTCGTCGGCGACAACGCGGGCGTGCTCGAGGACTACGCCGACGTCGCCGAGGGGCTGCTCGCCCTGTACGGCGTGACCGGCGACACCGCGCACGTGCAGCTCGCCGGCGAGCTGCTCGAGACGGTGCTGACCAGGTTCGCCGCCGACAGCGGCGGTTTCCACGACACCCCGGACGACGGCGAGCAGCTCGTCGTACGGCCGCGCGACCCCACCGACGGCGCGACGCCGTCCGGCTGGTCGGCGGCGGCCGGTGCGCTGCTGTCGTACGCGGCGCTGACCGGGTCGAGCCGGCACCGCGAGGCGGCCGCAGGTGCGCTCGGGTTGTACGGCCAGCTGGCGTCGCGCGCGCCCAGGTTCGCCGGCTGGGGGCTAGCGGTCGCGGAGGCGCTGCTCGACGGCCCGGTCGAGATCGCCGTCGTGGGTGCCGCCGACGACCCGGCGACGCAGCAGCTGCAGGCCGTCTCGCTGTCGTCGGTGCGCCCGGGCGCGGTGCGCGCGGTCGGGGCGCCTGGCGAGGGCGAGCAGGTGCCGCTGCTGGCCCAGCGCGGGCTGGTGGACGGCCAGGCAGCCGCGTACGTCTGCCGTGGCTTCGTCTGCGACCGGCCGGTCACCGACGCCGGCCAGCTGGCGGCCGCGCTGACCGTCGCGTCCGCGTCCGGGTAA
- a CDS encoding histidine kinase, giving the protein MTVQSVTDVQSVWQLPDWLVVVPAAASGVVAATARLRLWPLVAVAVAVWLLFAMWPAVFVASYYAATLPVGRVERLRYVVGTTAVVTIPLFVTAAISGQPYVSAGLVTALLIGLPFLVGLWVRMRRQLVAGLRERAMHLERERESRYEQARAEERARIAREMHDVVAHKVSLVVLQAGALAVSAPDESTAEKATVIRSAGREALADLRHVLGVLRSPSGTDQEREPQQTLDDLDELLDRSRAAGVGVGRTDSGDIRPLPAAVDHTAYRIVQEALTNVGKHAGGVPTRVARQYSRDHVEVTVHNERPVRPVSSPPGSGLGLVGLRERARLLGGTLDAGRDADDGFTVHARLPVPEPESTS; this is encoded by the coding sequence ATGACGGTGCAGTCCGTGACCGACGTCCAGTCGGTATGGCAGCTGCCCGATTGGCTCGTCGTCGTACCCGCGGCCGCGTCCGGGGTAGTTGCGGCGACAGCACGCCTACGATTGTGGCCGCTGGTCGCTGTGGCGGTGGCGGTCTGGCTGTTGTTCGCGATGTGGCCGGCCGTGTTCGTCGCCTCGTACTACGCGGCTACCCTGCCGGTCGGGCGAGTCGAGCGCCTTCGATACGTCGTCGGCACGACTGCGGTCGTCACGATCCCACTGTTCGTTACCGCCGCGATCTCCGGGCAGCCGTACGTGTCCGCAGGTCTGGTCACGGCACTACTGATCGGGCTGCCGTTCCTCGTAGGACTATGGGTGCGGATGCGACGCCAGCTGGTCGCCGGGCTCCGCGAACGTGCCATGCACCTGGAGCGCGAGCGAGAAAGCCGATACGAGCAGGCCCGGGCGGAGGAGCGCGCGCGTATCGCGCGCGAGATGCACGATGTCGTTGCGCACAAGGTGTCGCTGGTCGTTCTGCAGGCAGGGGCGCTTGCGGTGTCCGCGCCGGATGAGAGCACTGCGGAGAAGGCGACCGTCATTCGCAGCGCCGGGAGGGAGGCACTGGCGGACCTTCGGCACGTCCTCGGTGTGCTGCGCTCGCCGTCCGGGACTGACCAGGAGCGGGAACCACAGCAGACCCTCGACGACCTCGACGAGCTGCTCGACCGGTCTCGCGCCGCCGGCGTCGGCGTCGGTCGTACCGACAGCGGCGACATACGGCCGTTGCCGGCCGCTGTCGACCACACCGCATACCGGATCGTGCAGGAGGCCCTGACGAACGTGGGCAAACACGCGGGCGGCGTGCCGACCAGGGTGGCGCGGCAGTACTCGCGGGACCATGTCGAGGTGACCGTGCACAACGAGCGACCTGTCCGCCCCGTCTCCTCGCCGCCTGGCAGTGGCCTCGGGTTGGTCGGACTGCGGGAACGTGCGCGGCTGCTCGGCGGGACACTCGACGCCGGACGGGACGCGGACGACGGCTTTACCGTCCATGCGCGGTTGCCCGTACCGGAGCCGGAGAGCACGTCATGA
- the greA gene encoding transcription elongation factor GreA, giving the protein MTHNSVNWLTQEAYDRLKEELDHLTGPGRTELAKKIEEARAEGDLRENGGYHAAKEEQGKAEGRIRQLQDMLRNAEVGQKPADSGVVEPGMQVTVQFPDGDEMSFLLGSREVAADGIEAYSVQSPLGSAINGKKIGDKAAYTLPNGSEMAVTVTEAKPFAA; this is encoded by the coding sequence GTGACCCATAACAGCGTCAACTGGCTCACCCAAGAGGCTTACGACCGCCTCAAGGAGGAGCTTGACCACCTGACCGGACCTGGTCGCACGGAACTCGCGAAGAAGATCGAAGAGGCCCGCGCCGAAGGTGACCTGCGCGAGAACGGCGGTTACCACGCCGCCAAGGAAGAGCAGGGCAAGGCAGAGGGGCGGATCAGGCAGCTCCAGGACATGCTGCGCAACGCCGAGGTCGGACAGAAGCCGGCGGACAGCGGCGTGGTCGAGCCAGGGATGCAGGTCACGGTGCAGTTCCCCGACGGCGACGAGATGTCGTTCCTACTCGGCTCCCGGGAGGTGGCCGCGGACGGCATCGAGGCGTACTCCGTGCAGTCGCCGCTCGGTTCGGCCATCAACGGCAAGAAGATCGGCGACAAGGCCGCCTACACCCTGCCGAACGGCAGCGAGATGGCCGTCACCGTGACGGAGGCCAAGCCCTTCGCGGCCTGA